CCAATAAATTGCACGGTCATAGCCGCAAAAAATGCGAGAAGAAGAGCAAGGCTTGATAGCCAAACTAAATATTTGTTTTTATAGCGATAAAAGAAAAGATCATTAATAGTTAAAGCATTGGTTTCTCTTGATAATAGCGCGAATTTTTTACCTAATGCACCTAATGCAAGCCATACGACTGGCACTTGAATCATCGCAAGTAATACCCAACCTAATCCGTATTTATAAGCTGCGCCTGGCCCTCCGACAAAAGAACTTGCACTGGCATAAGTTGATGCAGTTGTCATTGCGAGCACAAAACCAGTCATCGAACGATTTCCCACATAATATTCTGTTAAAAAATCGCCTTTTGTACGTTTTACATAGGCAAAAATTGCCGCACCAAAAACAAAAGTGAGATAAATAATTAAAGGAAGAATAATACCTAGATTCATTTCTGACTCTCCTGATCGTTAATTTCAAGAGAAATATCCTGAAAAATAATTTTGATAATCCAATAACCAATTACAATAAACAGAATAGGCAAATAAATACAAGAGAGTTCGAACCAGAGGGGGAAACCAATCGGCCCTTGAGTTTCTTTAGGTAAATAAGCACATAAGCACCAACCTATCACATATAAAATAGATAAGCTCAATGCCCAACTGGCTTCTTTACCAGCTTGTTGATAACGTTGTTTTAATGTCATATTTTTTCCTTAAATTTTTATAAGTGAAAGTATATTTTTTGAATGGTATAAGAGGCGCATATATCCTACGCTCCTTATACTTATTCATATTACAACTTTTTTGAATAATTCAAAATGTTTTGCTCGTTTTAGTTTTTATTATCATTAAATAAATATCGGAATATATAAAAAATGGCTAACCTTTGTTAGCCATTTAACGTTTAATTATTCATGCATACCTAATTTTTTCTCCAAATAGTGGATGTTTGTTCCACCTTTTTGGAAATTCTCATCTTCAAGAATTAATTCATGAAGTGGAATATTGGTTTTAATACCATCAATAATTGTTTCAGATAAAGCATTTTGCATACGACGGATTGCCACTTCACGTGTATCGCCGTAAGTGATAAGTTTTGCGATCATCGAGTCGTAATGTGGAGGCACAGTATAGCCGCCATAAACGTGAGAATCCCAACGAACGCCCAAACCGCCAGGCGAATGTAAGTGATTTACTTTGCCCGGAGATGGTAAGAATGTTTTTGGATCTTCTGCGTTAATGCGGCATTCTATTGCATGGCCTTTAACTTTAATGTCCTCTTGTTTAAAGGAAATTGGCAAGCCTGCCGCAATGCGCAATTGCTCTTTCACTAAATCTACACCTGTGATCATTTCTGTTACTGGGTGTTCTACTTGGATACGGGTATTCATTTCAATAAAGTAGAATTCGCCATTTTCATATAAGAATTCAAAGGTTCCCGCTCCGCGATAGCCGATTTCTACGCAAGCTTTTGCACAGCGTGAGCCAATATCGCGGCGAACTTCTTCTGTGATACCTGGCGCTGGTGCTTCTTCCACAACTTTTTGGTGACGACGCTGCATTGAGCAGTCGCGTTCAGCCAAATAAACCGCATTACCGTGAGTATCTGATAACACTTGAATTTCCACGTGACGTGGATTTTCTAAGTATTTTTCCATATAAACCATATCATTGTTGAATGCAGCTTTCGCTTCTGCTTTGGTCATCGCGATAGATTCTTCTAATGCGTCTTCGCTACGAACAACACGCATTCCTCGGCCACCGCCGCCGCCAGATGCTTTGATGATGATTGGATAACCAATACGTTTGGCGATTTCTTTATTTTTAGCAATATCATTACCTACAGGGCCATCCGAACCCGGTACACAAGGCACACCTGCTTTTTTCATTGCTTTAATAGCTGAAACTTTATCGCCCATTAAACGAATAACATCTGCAGTTGGGCCGATGAAAGTGAAACCTGAACGTTCAACTTGTTCAGCAAAGTCAGCGTTTTCAGATAAGAAACCGTATCCAGGATGAATTGCATCCGCACCTGTTACTTCGGCGGCAGCAATGATAGCTGGAATATTTAAATAACTTTTTGCGGAAGGTGCTGGACCGATACAAACGGTTTCATCAGCGAGTAAAACGTGTTTTAAATCACGATCAGCAGTGGAGTGAACTGCCACAGTTTTAATACCTAATTCTTTACAAGCACGTAAAATGCGTAGAGCAATTTCACCGCGGTTAGCAATCACAACTTTTTCTAACATAAAAGAGTCCGTTTAGTCAGATAGACGTGAATTTTTATGTAGGCTCTTGAAATATTGTTCTCCCTATAAAATTTGGCGTGAACAGATTTCAATTTATATCGCCTACGATAAATTCGCTCTAATTGTTTGTATATGAAATAGGCGGACTAAAGTCCGCCCGACAAAAATATTGGAAATTATTCAATAACGATTAATGGTTCGTTAAATTCAACGGCGTTACCGTCGTTGATAAGAATCGCTTTTACAACGCCAGCTTTGTCCGCTTCAATGCGGTTCATCATTTTCATTGCTTCAACGATACAAAGCGCATCGCCAACTTTCACTGATTGCCCCACTTCAACGAATGCTTTTGCTTCTGGGCTTGGGCTGCGATAGAAGGTTCCCACCATTGGAGAACGTACAAGATGGCCTGATAATTCATCCGATGCGGCTGGTGCGGATGTCGCAGCTGCTGGAACTTGAGCTGGTGCAGCGGCAGGAGTTGGTGCTACTACTGGTGCTGCAGCATATTGAACGGCTGCAGGAGCAATTACTGGCGCAGCACGGCTAATACGTACTGTACCCTCTTCTTCTTGCACTTCTAATTCAGTAATGCCCGATTCTTCTACTAATTCGATTAATTTTTTGATTTTACGAATGTCCATACGTTCTTCCTAAAAAGATTGAAATTTTAACCGCACTTTTAAAGGAAAAAGTGCGGTTATGAATAAACTTACTTTTGTGTTGCAAAGATTACCTTAATTTTTTCAAATTTGCGATAAAATTCTGTGAATTTCGCCAAAAATGCTCGATTTTCTATTTTTTAGCAAGGTAATCCATAGCAAATAAAAAGGCAAACTCGTAACCTTTTGCGCCCAAACCGCAAATAACAGCTTCAGCCACATCGCTAAAATAAGAATGATGACGAAATGGTTCACGTTTATGCACGTTAGATAAATGAATCTCCACAAAAGGAATTGAAACAGCTAAAAGTGCATCGCGCAATGCTACACTGGTATGGGTGTAAGCCGCAGGATTAATTAAAATAAAATCGACTTGTTGAAAACTTTCGTGGATCTTATTAATTAATTTTTCTTCACTATTGGCTTGAAAACATTCCACTTTTACATTGTGTTGAGTGGCTAAAGTTTGTATTTTCGCTTCAATGGATTCAAGAGAAATACTGCCATAATGTTTTGGCTCGCGAGCCCCTAACATATTTAAGTTCGGGCCATTTAACAGCAAAATTCTGTGTGTTTGCGACATTTTTAATCCTTTTTGTGTGGCGCATTATACTGGTTTTTTCGATTTTTGGTGGTCGAATCAGATAATTTTAGTGATAAATTCAGATTCTAAATCCACAATAGGTAAATTAGAACTAGGCCAAGCACGTAGTACCTGATATTCCATCAAATCTAAAGTATCTAAGCCTGGAGTTGCATTCGGAGTGTATTGTTGTGCAATTCGCGCGAGCTGAGAGAGCCCTAAACTGCTTTCGATACTTGAACTTATAACCGCTTTTAGGCCTAACGAATGTGCTTGGTTAATGAGCTCAGCACAACGTTGAATTGAACCAATTAAAGTGGGTTTGATGACGACAGCCGATAAGTGCGGTTCTTTTTCTAGACAAAAATTAGGCTCTCGCACGGATTCATCCCACGCAATAGCAATGTCGGTTTGAGCTGCAAATTCACGGCTGAGTTCTTGTGTTTTACAAGGTTCTTCTAAAAATTGAATACGTTTTCTATGTTGCAGTTTGACTTGAGCGGCAAACTGTAACGCTTTTTCTAACGACCAATGGCGGTTTGCATCAAGCCGTAATTGTAAATCAGGAATGGCTTCTAAAAACATATCGGCAATTAATCCATCGCGATTGGCTTCGTATATGCCCACTTTCATCTTTGCCACCTTTTCGCCTTCCATGCTCGCAAGTTTGGCGTACAATTCATCTGGATCGCCATAACAAAGTGGTGCTGTATGGTAATTGCCTTCAGCTTGTAAATAACCTTTCATTTCATCCATTGCGCAACTGATACCAAAAGCAACGGAGGGATAGGTGCCATCTAATGGTACGCGAGGTGCGTCACAGCTTGCATTGCACCATGTTGTTAGCCATTCAATTGCTTGTTCTTGAGCTTGGTCTAAGGTTTCTTCGCTAAAACCAGGTAGCGGAGCGATTTCTCCCCAACCGTCTCGGCTGCAACTCACTCTTACGATTAAGCCTTCACGGCGTTTTAAAAAACGATCACGCAGAATAAGTTGGCTATCAACGGGGATGGAATAACGGTAAAGATTAAATGATTTTTCAGCCATGCTTGCTCTCAATACAAAAGTGCGGTCAAAATTCACGAAGATTTTTAACCGCACTTTAGAACGATAAATTAAGGGTTACGTCTGAATTTACTGAAGTCTGGGGCGCGTTTTTCGTTAAACGCATTGCGACCTTCTTGACCCTCTTCAGTCATATAGAACAACATTGTTGCGTTACCCGCTAATTCTTGAAGACCAGCTTGACCATCACAATCCGCATTTAATGCTGCTTTCAAACAACGGATTGCGATTGGGCTATTGCGTAACATTTCACGACACCAACGCACGGTTTCTTTTTCAAGATCAGCGTAAGGCACAACCGTATTGACTAAGCCCATGTCTAATGCTTCTTGTGCATTATATTGACGGCATAAGAACCAAATTTCACGCGCTTTTTTCTGCCCCACTAAACGAGCCATATAGCTTGCGCCCCAACCGCCATCGAATGAACCGACTTTTGGCCCAGTTTGCCCGAAAATGGCATTTTCAGCAGCAATCGTTAAGTCGCAAAGCATATGTAATACATGACCGCCACCAATTGCATAACCAGCCACCATTGCTACAACTGGTTTTGGACAAGAACGAATATCGCGTTGGAAATCTAATACATTTAAGTGATGTACGCCGCTGTCATCTTTGTAACCACCGTAATTGCCACGCACTTTTTGGTCACC
The nucleotide sequence above comes from Haemophilus influenzae. Encoded proteins:
- a CDS encoding YhdT family protein — translated: MTLKQRYQQAGKEASWALSLSILYVIGWCLCAYLPKETQGPIGFPLWFELSCIYLPILFIVIGYWIIKIIFQDISLEINDQESQK
- the accC gene encoding acetyl-CoA carboxylase biotin carboxylase subunit yields the protein MLEKVVIANRGEIALRILRACKELGIKTVAVHSTADRDLKHVLLADETVCIGPAPSAKSYLNIPAIIAAAEVTGADAIHPGYGFLSENADFAEQVERSGFTFIGPTADVIRLMGDKVSAIKAMKKAGVPCVPGSDGPVGNDIAKNKEIAKRIGYPIIIKASGGGGGRGMRVVRSEDALEESIAMTKAEAKAAFNNDMVYMEKYLENPRHVEIQVLSDTHGNAVYLAERDCSMQRRHQKVVEEAPAPGITEEVRRDIGSRCAKACVEIGYRGAGTFEFLYENGEFYFIEMNTRIQVEHPVTEMITGVDLVKEQLRIAAGLPISFKQEDIKVKGHAIECRINAEDPKTFLPSPGKVNHLHSPGGLGVRWDSHVYGGYTVPPHYDSMIAKLITYGDTREVAIRRMQNALSETIIDGIKTNIPLHELILEDENFQKGGTNIHYLEKKLGMHE
- the accB gene encoding acetyl-CoA carboxylase biotin carboxyl carrier protein; translated protein: MDIRKIKKLIELVEESGITELEVQEEEGTVRISRAAPVIAPAAVQYAAAPVVAPTPAAAPAQVPAAATSAPAASDELSGHLVRSPMVGTFYRSPSPEAKAFVEVGQSVKVGDALCIVEAMKMMNRIEADKAGVVKAILINDGNAVEFNEPLIVIE
- the aroQ gene encoding type II 3-dehydroquinate dehydratase, translating into MSQTHRILLLNGPNLNMLGAREPKHYGSISLESIEAKIQTLATQHNVKVECFQANSEEKLINKIHESFQQVDFILINPAAYTHTSVALRDALLAVSIPFVEIHLSNVHKREPFRHHSYFSDVAEAVICGLGAKGYEFAFLFAMDYLAKK
- the menC gene encoding o-succinylbenzoate synthase — translated: MAEKSFNLYRYSIPVDSQLILRDRFLKRREGLIVRVSCSRDGWGEIAPLPGFSEETLDQAQEQAIEWLTTWCNASCDAPRVPLDGTYPSVAFGISCAMDEMKGYLQAEGNYHTAPLCYGDPDELYAKLASMEGEKVAKMKVGIYEANRDGLIADMFLEAIPDLQLRLDANRHWSLEKALQFAAQVKLQHRKRIQFLEEPCKTQELSREFAAQTDIAIAWDESVREPNFCLEKEPHLSAVVIKPTLIGSIQRCAELINQAHSLGLKAVISSSIESSLGLSQLARIAQQYTPNATPGLDTLDLMEYQVLRAWPSSNLPIVDLESEFITKII
- the menB gene encoding 1,4-dihydroxy-2-naphthoyl-CoA synthase; translated protein: MQNLKDDVLYAPVEWVDHSEGYSDIRYHKSTDGIAKITINRPEVRNAFRPQTVKEMITAFSDARFDENIGVIVLTGEGEKAFCSGGDQKVRGNYGGYKDDSGVHHLNVLDFQRDIRSCPKPVVAMVAGYAIGGGHVLHMLCDLTIAAENAIFGQTGPKVGSFDGGWGASYMARLVGQKKAREIWFLCRQYNAQEALDMGLVNTVVPYADLEKETVRWCREMLRNSPIAIRCLKAALNADCDGQAGLQELAGNATMLFYMTEEGQEGRNAFNEKRAPDFSKFRRNP